In Lachnospiraceae bacterium, one DNA window encodes the following:
- a CDS encoding Holliday junction resolvase RecU, with the protein MGTWKTRGLRGSTLEDLINHTNESYREKKLALIQKIPTPITPIEIDKSSRHITLAYFEQKSTVDYIGAVQGIPVCFDAKECAVKTFPLQNIHPHQIKFMEEFEQQGGISFIIVHYTAMDEMYYVPFADVKKFWDRMEAGGRKSFTYDEIDKNWKIRSHRDMYVHYLEPLSIDLSQRENKQEL; encoded by the coding sequence ATGGGAACATGGAAAACAAGAGGCCTTCGTGGATCTACCTTAGAAGATTTGATCAATCATACAAATGAAAGCTACAGGGAAAAAAAGCTGGCTTTGATCCAGAAAATCCCTACCCCCATTACCCCCATTGAAATAGATAAGAGCAGCCGTCATATTACACTGGCTTATTTTGAACAGAAAAGTACAGTAGACTATATTGGGGCAGTGCAGGGAATCCCGGTGTGTTTTGATGCAAAGGAATGTGCGGTAAAAACATTTCCTCTGCAAAATATCCATCCACACCAGATTAAGTTCATGGAAGAATTTGAACAGCAGGGGGGTATATCTTTTATTATTGTACATTATACAGCCATGGATGAAATGTATTATGTACCCTTTGCAGATGTAAAAAAATTCTGGGACCGCATGGAAGCAGGCGGGCGAAAGAGTTTTACTTATGATGAAATTGACAAAAACTGGAAAATACGTTCCCACAGGGATATGTATGTTCACTATCTGGAGCCTTTATCCATTGATCTAAGCCAGAGGGAAAATAAGCAGGAGTTATGA
- the hisZ gene encoding ATP phosphoribosyltransferase regulatory subunit, giving the protein MTKKNKLIHTPEGVRDIYNGECRRKLAVQEKILHTLYLYGYEHIQTPSFEYADIFNEDRGSVGAQEMFKFFDRDNNMLVLRPDMTPAVARCVAKYFMDDDMPLRLCYLERTFKNNTSYQGYLKERAESGAELIGDDSPDADAEMIAMVIDCLKTAGLKEFQVELGEVAFYRSLLLQSGLDEDAQARLNDLIENKNRFGVEEFLKNQNMEESLKEAFLKLPELFGGISQIKKAKTLTHNPQALAAIERLERVHTLLEEYHMADYVSYDLGMLSRYQYYTGIIFKAYTYGTGDYIVTGGRYNKLLVQFGKDTPAVGFAIVVDQLMAALSRQQIHIPVQLVNTVILYEPSARQSAVRLSRFFRSEGTPVQAMVMEEGKSLEDYKEMAKKRGLRTILCLKDAGNTVTAFDMLTGNVDETPVSAYGVRGIL; this is encoded by the coding sequence ATGACAAAGAAAAACAAGCTGATCCATACTCCGGAAGGAGTCAGGGACATTTACAACGGAGAATGCCGCAGAAAGCTGGCAGTCCAGGAGAAGATCCTCCATACATTATATCTGTACGGTTATGAGCATATCCAGACCCCAAGTTTTGAATATGCGGATATTTTTAATGAAGACCGTGGAAGTGTAGGCGCCCAGGAAATGTTCAAATTTTTCGACCGGGACAATAACATGCTGGTACTCAGGCCGGATATGACCCCGGCAGTGGCCAGATGCGTGGCAAAATATTTTATGGATGATGACATGCCTCTGCGCCTGTGTTACTTAGAGCGCACTTTTAAGAACAACACCAGTTATCAAGGTTACTTAAAAGAAAGGGCTGAGTCTGGTGCAGAGCTGATCGGTGATGACTCACCAGATGCTGATGCAGAGATGATCGCTATGGTCATTGACTGCTTAAAGACGGCAGGTTTAAAAGAATTCCAGGTAGAATTAGGAGAGGTTGCATTTTACAGAAGCCTGTTGCTGCAGTCCGGACTGGATGAAGATGCACAGGCACGGTTAAATGACCTGATCGAGAATAAAAACCGTTTTGGTGTGGAAGAGTTCTTAAAGAACCAGAATATGGAAGAAAGCTTAAAAGAAGCCTTTTTAAAGCTTCCGGAGCTGTTTGGCGGTATTAGCCAGATTAAAAAGGCAAAAACATTAACTCACAATCCACAGGCGTTAGCAGCTATTGAGAGGCTGGAACGGGTACATACTTTGCTGGAAGAGTACCACATGGCAGATTATGTATCCTATGACCTGGGAATGTTAAGCCGTTACCAGTATTATACAGGCATCATTTTTAAGGCGTATACTTACGGGACCGGCGATTATATTGTTACAGGCGGCCGTTACAATAAGCTGTTAGTACAGTTTGGAAAAGATACCCCGGCAGTTGGTTTTGCCATTGTGGTAGACCAGCTTATGGCAGCTTTATCCAGACAGCAGATCCATATTCCGGTGCAGTTAGTGAATACAGTGATCCTTTATGAGCCATCAGCCAGACAAAGTGCTGTGCGTTTAAGCCGATTCTTCCGTTCCGAAGGCACTCCGGTGCAGGCCATGGTCATGGAGGAAGGAAAGAGCCTGGAAGACTACAAGGAAATGGCAAAGAAAAGAGGTCTTCGTACTATCCTCTGCCTGAAGGATGCAGGGAATACAGTAACTGCCTTTGATATGCTCACAGGAAATGTAGATGAAACTCCTGTATCTGCATACGGAGTCAGGGGGATCTTATAG